Sequence from the Peromyscus eremicus chromosome 4, PerEre_H2_v1, whole genome shotgun sequence genome:
AGGATGCCCTTGTCTGGCCTCTGCATTCACTGTGTAcacaagacatacatgcaggaaaataaaaataaaacctcaaaaaattaaaatagtaaaatagttGTAAAATTTAAccattattgtatatatttaagacTGACAATATTTCATACACACCTATAAAATGATTTTCACAATTGACATGATTGTGCCATATCAGAAACATAAACGTATTTGTGTCTTTACAGTGTCAGAATTTAATAACAGTAAATTCACAAGATATAGCAGTTTTAATGAAGGCAACTGTGAACTATTCCTGCTTTCCTTGGTAATCTTGGTTGACATGAATgtttcctggttttttgttttgttttttgtttttttttttaagaacttatTCTCAAATTGCACATTACAAGACATTTTCCCAATtggggttcctcttcccagataactaaCTTGTGTAATattaaccaaaaaacaaacaaaaaaaaaccgaacaaacaaacaaaaaacaggattcACCACACCCCATCCGCGGTAGGTTATCGAATGACTGCAGAGGATTAAAGAGGTAAGGCATTTCAAAGATGTGTGAAAAGCCAGAGCTGGGAAATGCAAAGGAGTCTATAGGAATGATATAAAAAGAACCAGCTGGAGACGTGTAGAGGAGCTGCTGGTATTGTAGGTCAGAGTTGATCTTTAGAGTTGAACTTAGCGCTATAAGTGAAATGGCAGAACTGGAACTAGATGAAGAAATGGTCAGATGGAGGGATAGCAAGTCCAGATAGGCAGGTGATCCGTACGTGAGGCAGACAGCAGTTGACAGGTAGTATCAACACTGGAGACTGAACCAACCTAAAGTCCTTGGGACATTTGGTTAGTCTCTGCCTGTCAGTCCCGGCTCAGAAGATTGCGGAACAGCCGGTCCTGCACTACTGTGATGAGACCCTCCTGGGACATGTCCACGACTCGGAGTGCGGTAATATCCTCTCATCACCCGGTACCTCCGTCCAACCCTCAGCCCCCGGGTACTTCCGGGCTGCCAGTTGCCAGCCTTATCTATACTGTCATCTTAGCCTGTGTTCCAGGCAGGGAGATCCGTGCGCACGCGCAGGCACTATACGGAAGGCTGGGAGTGCAGACAGCACGCTATTGGCGGGATGAGGAAGGATTATCTGCGTTGACCAATGGCATGTGCGAGCCTACCCGCCGCAGTGCCTTCTGGGAACGTGCCAATGGCCGCTTCGATTGGGCGTCTGCGGCCGCGGAAGCTCCAGACAGTAAGAACCTACAAGTTGAAGCTGGAGCAATGCTGCTTTTCTGTCCGAGCTGTGGAAACGGACTGATTGTGGAGGAGGGACAGCGTTGTCATCGCTTCGCCTGCAACACTTGCCCCTACGTGCATAATATCACACGCAAGGTGAGTGCCAGCGGCCGCGTGCTCAGACTTTCCTGCCGGcggtatgtttttgttttttgcactCGCTGCGGAGGTACCCCTAGTTCAGCAGTTGCTAATACAGTGGCGTCGCTCCGGCCCAGTCCAAGCCATTGTTTTGGTCACGACagagatttctgcctctgcctctctgctgcccGTTTTGTGACATTCAAAAAAGTTGCGAGAATTTCCATTCATACCTCTAGGCTGAACCACGCTTTTAAAACCTTCAGTCTCCTCATACTGTCTCAGGCGTGCCAGGCTCCAGTCCGCTTATCACCTTCTCTGATCTCAAATCTTCAATGTTCTTTTTGTAGCTCTTTTTGCTCTCAGAACTTGTCGCTATTCTGGAGGACCTTCACCGTGCACGCAGTGCTGTTAGGTCCTTCATGTTCCTTTCGCCCGAGTCTTTCTTTCCTGAGTA
This genomic interval carries:
- the Polr3k gene encoding DNA-directed RNA polymerase III subunit RPC10, with protein sequence MCEPTRRSAFWERANGRFDWASAAAEAPDSKNLQVEAGAMLLFCPSCGNGLIVEEGQRCHRFACNTCPYVHNITRKVTNRKYPKLKEVDDVLGGAAAWENVDSTAEPCPKCEHPRAYFMQLQTRSADEPMTTFYKCCNAQCGHRWRD